The Mixophyes fleayi isolate aMixFle1 chromosome 9, aMixFle1.hap1, whole genome shotgun sequence DNA window tatcacctgccctgtagcctgtgatacggctaaaaacacGTACCgctgagatggccagagcttgaatTGAACGCTGCTGCGCCCgtccttggcacgcccttactgtacattgactatgtgtgcatatgccccttcccgccccacccatgaaattgtaggctgatGTACGTGTCCTTTGTGTTTGGAGATTATTTGGATGCATTTGCATTCACTAttgtatagtccgtttctgagcatgcgaagagcaattttatgcaaaaacgTATCAGCATCTATGTTACTTAATGAATCCGGCCGAAAATGTGCTGTGTGCACAATTGGGCTAGAATCACCCTATCGAACCACGAAGGCATAGAATCTCATTATGCAAATTCTAATAAGAAAATAACGAGATTCTGGTTACTATTGGTTACAGCACATCTTCATTTCATACTGTATTATTAAATGCTCCCCATAAATGTACAATTCATACTCCTTATACTCCATACAGTTATATCTCACATAACGTTCAGACTCTGCTCCCTACACCTACAAGTATAGGTAAATGTCCTAAAAATAAATCTGCTTGGATTTAGTGCACTAATTAGACCAAACTGATTGCTTAAGATAATAAGTGTAAATTAGATTAGATATGATTTGGAAAAGCTGAAATAATTTTGGCATAATACAGTACCCGTATGTCTAATGTCCCAGCAACATATACCTCTCACTGACTTACGCTCTGAGTTTCCCATAATATTGCTCTCTCTATAACATATGATTCTCTCATTAATCTCTCTATATAAGGAACGCAGTCATTACTTACCACTCTGTACTAAAAGCACTAGGGCTGTAATCACAGTGACGAACTTCATGTCTGACGATCTGTTCATTGCAGTCTCTCTATTGCCCCTTGTCTCTCTCTTATATCTACTCCTCTCTCCCTTATTGCCGACCTCCTCCTCCTAATTATCTCTTAATTCCATTTATTTCCATCAGTTTGTCATACAGTTACTGCATCCTGTCCGCAGCCCTGGAACTTAGAATGGATGACAGGAACAAATTGGTCTTATCCTGTTTGCCTATTTTTCTCTCTATATTGAGATGAAAATAATGGGGACGTGTGGAAGAGTCGGGGAACACTGGCAGAGATGTATACTGTGGGCAGATTCTATACATGGAATGATCCTGGTGTTCTGGATTCTTCTACATTCCGTTATGGAACACTGATAATAGTCATATGACACAAGTAGACAGGCCCTGTTTAATGGGCACGTAAAAACCACACATCTAGTGGTACAAACAGTTGGGTATATTTGGAAAGGGGGTACTTGTCATGGTTACCAAGTGTCAGTAAAAGTCTTGTGTCCATCAGCAAAAAATAGTTTAGTCCAAATATGACAGGGAGCACCCGGAGGGGAGACGAATGAATTGTGTGGATGGAAGAGGGCGTAGTGTGTCAAATTGTGTAATTTTCCCCACGATGCAATGACGCAAAATCATAATTTTGACAatgggcgggtccaaaatgacgtgtttCACCGCAAAGCGCGTCATGTAGGCTCCCATCCTCCGGgggacctacccagaattcatgagtctcctggacattccaggagactgggcaagtatgagtaataTTCACGTTATATTCACCACAGGACTATATTTATCAAAAATAAATCTCCTCCTGTGTGGAATGTAATGTGAAtattactcatacttgcccactaaataaataagtaacaaTAATCAAAGGtgaggtgctgcccatagcagccaatcagattctagctatcatttatttagtacattctaagtaaatgatagctagaatctgattggttgctattgccaacacctccacttttactttttaggagGTTTGCTAAGTCTATTTCCAAATTCTAAAACGCTTTGTCCTCTGATGTTCCTAttacataaaataatatgcaaattTTGATCATCAGCAAATTTTCTTACAATTATTAGAATTAAAAACTGCTGCAAGTAGGTAGTtaatatgtaaatgtaatttgAGTTGGAAGAGAAATGAGTGGGTTTGTAAGTTACTGGGTTCAGCCCCTGTATAGCATCTTGCACTGTGACTCACAATAACTCTGTGTGAATATCCTCGTGATTATCACAAGATGCAGGGCTGGGACCTACCATGtgcaggagggggtgggggtgttTCTTAGACACTGGCCCTTTTGTCAGTCTCTTCTATTTCTTTTCCAGTTCACTTTTTTCTCCCAAACATCCCATTATAATGTCCTTTTCTGGCTCTGTCACCACTTAGCTTCTCCTCTGTGCTCCTTGCTCACTACTGCCCCCTTCCTGTACATGCTGTGTACCGTACCATCATCCCCATGTACACGTCTCATTCACAATCCCCCTCTACACCCCACTCCCAAGTCATCCTCATTTAATTATAGGCATAAATGAATAGATTGGAACAGAACAGAGGAAACATGTGACAGCAGTTTATTTAATTCTTAATGAGACTGGAACAGAGTAATCACGTTCCTCAATATTCACAGAGAAGACAGAATAATATAACCCAATGTGCAAGCGTTGACCACAGCTGGTATAAGAAACAGCCCCACTAGCTGGTGACTTGGGGTCTAGTGAAATAATTTACTCCTACAGAGCTACATCGGATCCTACGTTTTTGTCACCAGAACTTAagagcgggtttttttttttttcaattttaattattttgacaCCAGGGATTTAAAGTGTTTTACTTTGACCCCTGACAAGGTTATTGTGTGTTTCACTGAATTTCTAATTGAGCAGAACTTAACACAAACTGAATCACCACATCTGTctacacattttaatatacaatgaTCATTTGTTAAATTTAACAGATTGAAACCACATAAAAGAGTGAATGTGGTATGtgtaaatatttgggcacctttgggTTGAttcattaatactttttttttattaaggccTCAATACTTGATTGTGATGGGATTGTGAGGCCTTAAATATAGCCAGGAGAAGACCATTCCAAAGTTGAATAAGTACCCTGACCCGTCTAACCTCTCAGTATTGTCTGCGGAGTCTCAATAGCCGTGGGATCCTCCACACGGATGACTGAGGACTCAAAAATAAAGATAATCAACTGCTAGAAAGAAGCGGAAGGTCATAAAAAAGATGTCTAAACGCTTCCAACTGGAATTTCCACTGACAGAAACATGGAATGGAAGTTAAGGGGGATGAATGGGTGAAGTCAAGGCAACATCTGAAAAACTTAGAAATCTCCCTGAGCTATTCACAAACTGGTGAGAACCTTCCCTGCTCCGGTCCTCCTGTCTTCTCCCAGCTCATCCACCTGTGCGTCCTGCTATCTAGTCTCCTGCTTGTCTCCTGTTATATTCCTTGTCTACTACGTCTTTTGTACAGTATTATGTTTCTTGAAAGTCCAGTATTTTGCCTACTGGCCCTCTACATCTTTGATATATGCTCTACTCCGCCACTGTGTGGCGCTGCAGAGTCCGAGAAGCTCATGTCCCTGGCCAATGAAAATactgacatacctcccaaaatgtaGAATCCTGATAACGGGACAAATTAAGACCCACCCAAACGCTGCCCACAAATggtcaatttatttaaaaaatgtgtgacagTATTCTTGTGGTCTGCCAATCGGGATGTCTTTCCAAAATCTGGACCATTGGgaggtatatactatatataccccCTTTGTTTATTAATATCCAGTCTTGCTCCTAATTGtcaagtgctacggaatatgctggcgctacataaatacaCGCTAATTATCTGAAAAGAATTTGGATATTTCAGCCATCCAAAACATAGCTCAAAATCAACCATAATGTACTTAAATAAATGAGAGAGTGAGATTCTGTCCGTCCCAGTCTACAGACTAAAATACTACAAATCTTTGGGACGATCTCAAGCATTGCAGCGCTGCAagtagactaaggggtatatttactaaactgcgggtttgcaaaagtggagatgttgcctatagcaaccaatcagattctagctgtcattttgtagaatgcactaaataaatgacagctagaatctgattggttgctataggcaacatctccactttttcaaacctgcagtttagtaaatctagccctaagaatgtTTCTGAGCTTGAAAAGTTCTGCAAGGAAAAGCAGAATATGCCAGAAAGAGTCTTCGCTGGCTACAAGAAAGGTTCTACTAAGTACTGACTGACAGGTTCAGCAAATAAGTAATAATTGGCAttaaatgtgcagaaatatgtattatttaagtTGTTCTTACACTTGAAACATGCAATTTAATCAGGGATGGACCACAACTTTGCATACAACAGTGTGcagtatatagctatatatacacCTACATACCTGGTAAGCAAAAGGTAACACATTAACTTTTAAATAGAAGCAATGGTCCCACCTATAGGTTATAAGGTGtactgcaacattttttttatttccacttGTGATTAATACCCTTTTTCTGCCCCTTGTCCAATATCCCCTCAATTGAGCAGCTCAACTTCCTGTTTTTCTCTTCCTTCTATTTAATCTTCCTCCTCCACTTCATTTGTGGTCTCTTCTCCTGACTCCATTACTTTATCTGCCCTCTTCTTTCCTTTCTTCCCCCCACAGTGACACCTCTTCACCCACATTACTTGACGGGTGGTCTTTCGGCCAAGGTGGGCGCACTGAAAAGACACTGGCCGTGTCGTGCTCATCGAAGGGGCACAGAAACGCCCATCTGAGCAGTGGCCACAGAATTTGGGAAGCATCGGGCGCAGGGACAGACAGTCGCGGTAACGAAGGTGCAGTGGCTGGGACCAGCGAATGACACGACTGCAGACATTGGTGGTCTTCAGGACCTGCCACAAAGACAAGAGGATGATGGGACTGTTATAATGCAATACATGGCTGGGAGGAGAGACATTACTAGTATATATGGTGCCTGATGCTCACCGTGTAGTTGGCGTTGGCGTATTGCCCCTTGCAGGGTCTGATCATGCACAGCCTCCTCTCCGCTTTAGGGGTACAACTTTCTTTCTCATAAGTTATCCGCACTGAATTCCCAAATCCACATGAACGTGAGCATGGGGTCCACTCAGTGTCTGGTTTACACAGGGGCGAGTCCTCTACTGACACTGGATCCTCTTCTGTATCTGTGGAACATAATGATAAAGTCACTGCCCTTAGTTTTGTGCCTCTACTGCAAGTCTAACCTCAAACGTGGTCCATCACTGCTTCAGTATTGTACTCCGAGCACTCTGAGCCAATCACTGCTCTCACAGTGTACACACTTCTCAATCACTGCACTCACAGTGTACACATTGTCCTATCACTGCACCCACAGTGTACACACTTCTCCATCCCTGATCACACAGTGtacacactgctctcacagtgtACACACTTCTCCATCACTGCACTCACAGTGTACACACTGCCCTATCACTGCACTCACAGTGTACACACTTCTCCATCACTGCTCTCACAGTGTACACACTTCTCCATCACTGCATTCAGTGTACACactactccatcactgcactcacAGTGTACACATTGTCCTATCACTGCACCCACAGTGTACACACTTCTCCATCCCTGATCACACAGTGtacacactgctctcacagtgtACACACTTCTCCATCACTGCACTCACAGTGTACACATTGTCCCATCACTGCACCACAGTGTACACACTTCTCCATCACTGCACTCACAGTGTACAAACTTCTCCATCACTGCACTCACAGTGTACACACTGCCCCATCACTGCACTCACAGTGTACACACTGCCCCATCACTGCACTCACAGTGTACACACTTCTCCATCACTGCACTCACAGTGTACACATTGTCCCATCACTGCACGCACAGTGTACACACTGCCCCATCACTGCACTCACAGTGTACACACTGCCCCATCACTGCACTCACAGTGTACACACTTCTCCATCACTGCACTCACAGTGTACACATTGTCCCATCACTGCACTCACAGTGTACACACTGCCCCATCACTGCACTCACAGTGTACACACTGCCCCATCACTGCACTCACAGTGTACACACTTCTCCATCACTGCACTCACAGTGTACACATTGTCCCATCACTGCACGCACAGTGTACACACTGCCCCATCACTGCACTCACAGTGTACACACTTCTCCATCACTGCACTCACAGTGTTCACATTATCCCATCACTGCACGCACAGTGTACACACTGCCCCATCACTGCACTCACAGTGTACACACTGCCCTATCACTGCACCCACAGTGTACACACTGTCCCATCACACACTGTCACTGCACTCCTACATACACAGCCCTCACACTGTACTGAGAATATCAGTAGACGTCTCTTCTGTATATACACTTATCTCAGTCACTACATGCCCTCTGTGATCTAACATTTACACTATCATTAGATTGAACCTCCCAACATTTGTCCCACTTTGGAACAAAATATATGAGACACAATAAGGGTTGTAGTAATGGCACACTCAGCGCTTCCCCTAAAAAGACCTTTGAATTGTGTCTCACTGTGATGAGTGTGGACGTATCTGCCAACTTCCCGGCAGTCAGGACGAAGCGGCTCCTGTGCAGTCAAATTGGGATTGTCTGAATCCTAATCTAACACTCATTTCTCTGACCTACTCCCCCATCTCCACACACAGAGCCCTCTCCTCACCTGCAGCAACACTGGCATCCTGAGGGTTAATATCACGGGGTTGGTGTATCGTCCGTTCCTGAATCCTGCCAGACTGCTCACTGCACCTCCACTGCAGGCAGCACTCACCTGGAACTGAAGACGGGACAATCATGGAACACTGACATGTGGGCAAGATAATTGTGCAATCGGCCTTTTACTTAGTAGCAGCTTAAATGGGTGACAAAAATGGGCAATTCTGCTGACAGTAATCCATTACAGTAAACACCCTACATAATATTATAGTATGGTGGGGTCTGGTGACTGGGACCGCCGCGGTTATTTaataaaacccaaaacatttATAATCAATGTATTAGTGTTAATataaaatgggcagcacggtggcttagtggttagcacttctgcctcacagcactggggtcatgagttaaattcctgaccatggccttatctgtgtggagtttgtatgttctccctgtgtttgcgtgggtttcctctgggt harbors:
- the LOC142102063 gene encoding CCN family member 5-like codes for the protein MASYTGVGFILIFVSCTTGERLGCPEICSCPDTPPCPPATPRVQDTCGCGCEVCMQDLGAQCNGLRPCDRTKNLTCDYRRDPDRQQGVCQVLEERRSCFQNGSEILHGQEFRIACDSSCKCEDGSIDCVPLCPDTQPPLIPHCKEVQSVTVPGECCLQWRCSEQSGRIQERTIHQPRDINPQDASVAADTEEDPVSVEDSPLCKPDTEWTPCSRSCGFGNSVRITYEKESCTPKAERRLCMIRPCKGQYANANYTVLKTTNVCSRVIRWSQPLHLRYRDCLSLRPMLPKFCGHCSDGRFCAPSMSTTRPVSFQCAHLGRKTTRQVMWVKRCHCGGKKGKKRADKVMESGEETTNEVEEED